CGAGAGCATGAGGGGTTTGACCACGCACGGGAACGCCGTCCGCCGCGCCTCCACCACCGGGTCGTCGTCGAAGGAGCGCAGGGCGTACGGCGGCACGGGAACGCCGTCCCCGCGGAGCAGCGTTCGCATCCGGTACTTGTCGCGCGCGGCCGCGGTCGACCTGAGGGGGTTATGCGGGAGGCCCAGCGCGTTCGACAGGACGGCTGCCAGCACTGCCGTCGCGTCGTCCACGCCCACGACGGCATCGATCGGACGCGTCACCGCGAACTCGCCGACCTGGCGCGTCGCCTGGTCGGGATGAAGGAAGTCGAGCGACAGGAAACGGCCTGGCTGCGCCTGCTGGAAGACGTGGGCTCGCTCTGAGGCCACGACGACCTCCGCGCCAAGCCTCAGGGCGGCGCCCAGGAAGGCCGCCGTGCGGTACGTGGTGGTGGGCAGGAGCAGGAGAAGCCGTGGCATGCTACTTTTTCGAAGCCGCGGAATACGGGGTCTCGCCGCCGGCGTGGTCGGTCACGTCGATGATGTCGGCGACCTCGGGAAGCTCCTCCCGGATCATCGTCTCGATGCCCTGCTTCAGCGTGACGTCGGCCATGCCGCACCCCTGACAGCCACCGCCCATTTGGAGGTAGACCATCTTGTCCCTGACGTCGACGAGCGACACCACCCCGCCGTGGCCGGCGACGGCGGGGTTGATCGCCGTGTCGAGCAGGTCTTGGATCTTCGCTCTGATCCGGGAGTCCTCCTCCTGCTCCCTATCACTCCGCACGCTCTCATCGGACACGGCGTTGCGGCGTCCTTGTTGCTCAAGCGTTTCCGGTGCCGCCGGACTCGCCACCGCTTCATGTGACGTCCGCTCAGTGTCCCCGAACC
This genomic stretch from Candidatus Methylomirabilota bacterium harbors:
- a CDS encoding NifU family protein, encoding MGLFRRWFGDTERTSHEAVASPAAPETLEQQGRRNAVSDESVRSDREQEEDSRIRAKIQDLLDTAINPAVAGHGGVVSLVDVRDKMVYLQMGGGCQGCGMADVTLKQGIETMIREELPEVADIIDVTDHAGGETPYSAASKK